DNA from Corynebacterium stationis:
CGTGGTTCCTCAACAACGCCACGGGCTAGTAGCTGTGGAAGACTCCGCGGTCTTGCTGACTGTCGTGCGTGATCTCTCCTGACTTAAATTCCAACTAAGCCCTGCTTACGCGCGTAGCATGGCGAATATGACCCACGCGGTCGACTTCGGAGCCGACCGCCCATTGTAAGTAATGAGGAGGATGGCATGAGTACCCCAAAAAATATTGTCATTATTGGTGGTGGCCTAGCCGGAGCCAAGACCGCCGAAGCACTGCGTGAGAAAGAATTCACGGGCTCGATTACGCTCGTCGCCGCAGAGGATCATCTGCCCTATGAGCGCCCACCACTGTCCAAGGAATACCTCGCCGGCAAGGGCTCTTTTGATGACGCAATTGTGAAACCAGCCGACTGGTATGAAGAAAATAATGTCACGCTGAAGCAGGGCGTTCGCGCAACCAAGGTTGATGCCGCAAACCATCAGGTCACCTTAGATGATGATTCGGTGCTTGACTACGACAAGTTGGTATTGGCAACCGGTTCAACGGTGCGCAAGCTTCCTATCCCGGGCGCGGATGCCGACAACGTCTACTACCTGCGCACTGTCGAGGATTCAGATGCCATTCGCGCTACCTTCGGCGACGATAAAAAGCTTGCAATTATCGGCGGCGGCTGGATTGGTCTGGAGGTCGCATCGGCGGCACGCGGGGCAGGTACCGCGGTTACAGTTCTGGAAGGCGCAAAGCTTCCGCTGCTGCGGATCCTCGGCGACACGGTCGCGCAGGTCTTCGCCGACTTGCACACCTCCAATGACGTCGATCTGCGCACGGAAGTAAAGGTCCAAGACATTGTGACCGAAGGTGGCCGTGCTGTGGGAGTTCGTCTTGAAGACGGCACGATTATTGAGGCAGACAATGTTGTCATCGGCGTCGGCGTTGCCCCGGCAGTGGATCTCGCCGAGGCAGCAGGTTTAGAGGTCGACAACGGCGTGCTTGTCGATGCCTCCCTACGCACCAGCGACCCAGACATCTTTGCGGTCGGCGATATTGCCAACCACGACCACCCAGTCCTAGGACATCGCATCCGCGTCGAGCACTGGGCGACAGCTCTTAACCAGCCGGCAACCGCGGCGGCGGCCGCATTGGGCGAAGATGTGCAGTACACCAACTTGCCTTATTTCTTTACCGACCAATTCGACTTGGGCTGCGAATACGTCGGCCACGCCACCGGTTCAGAGGAGCAGGTCTATATCCGTGGCGACCTTGAAAAGCGCGAGTTCGTTGCGTTTTGGGTCAATGATGACAACCAAATCCTCGCCGCGATGAACGTCAATATCTGGGATGTCCCCGATGAGGTCAAGCCACACATCGCGGAAGGCAAGAAGATCGATCCGGACAAGCTCGTCGATCCGAACGTGGCTTATTCCGACCTCTAACCCGCTCATTCGGGTCTAAAATACGGTGACTGTGGATAACTTCGCCTGTTGCGTGATGTGTCAACGTAGTTATCCACAGGTTTTTGACATTGCCCTAGCGCGGGCTTGTGTTTGCGTTTTAGTGTCGAAGGCATGGATAAATACGAAGAATTTATGGCTCTTACCAGCCAAGCAATAGGCATCTTAAAAGACATGTCTAAACGCTCGCCCTATGACATGGCAAGCGATGGCATGGCTCGCAAGACTGCAAAGAATTTCACCACGCTTGCCGATGTCCTTTTCGGCCCCACCGACTCACCTCGCCTACAACGCGAATCGGTAGCTCTCGCCGAAGAGCGAGGGTTAAGCCTTGAGTATTTAGAAATGGTGGAAAAGCACGCCAAGAAGCTGAAGAAGCGCGGTGCCGCGTGGCGCTTGCGTGCAGAACTTATCGCGTTTGAAGGCACCTTCGAAGAAGCCGAAGCCTACGCCAAGAAACGCGTGACTGAAGAAGGCGGCGACACCAAGAAGAAACCGGGTGTACGTCTTGGCCGCGTTGTAGACGGCCTGCGCACCATAAGTATTACCGATACCCAGCGCCGCATTACTGACTTAGAAAAGACGCTTGACGCCGCTATCAAAGACGATGACCAACCTCGCTCAGCGACGTTGCTCGAACCTTTCTGGGATTTAGTCGAAGGCACCGGCACTGGGCTTATCAAGCCGGAATACCGCACCGTGATTGCTATTGGTCTTGATGATTTCGCGAAAGTTTCCTGCGGCAAAGGCGAGGACGTCATTGTTGCTTTATCCGACGGCACGACCATGACGGGCGCTGAATTCATCAACGCTGCAATGGAAGGCGCACTCGGCGACAAACTCTACGTCGGGCTCTTCCACCCCACCGCCGGGCCTGTGAATCTCTACGAAGCCCGTTTCGCATCAGAGAAGCTGCGCACTCTCGCCATGGCAGAGAATCTCGTGTGCCCGTGGCCAGACTGCAATGTGCCGGCCGATAGATGCCAAGTCCACCACATCGACGCACACAAACACGGTGGGCATACCAAGCCATCGAATCTGACGATGCTGTGCAAGTATCACAACGGTGTCAATGACGATGACGGCCCGCGCAAGAAACGGAAGCAACCGAGTCCGGGTAAACCCAAGCGCGGCAGGATGCGCCGCCACCGCGGCAAAGTCCGCCTGCAGACCCCAGGCGGAAAGCTTGTGGGCAACACGCATGACCTGAGCTCAATGGGGGCGATGAACCTCATCTAAAACCAGGGCGATCCCCACAGCTAGCAAAAGCTAACTAGCCAACCGGGCTGGTTAGCCAATTCGGCGATCCCTTTTAAAAAAGCCGAGCGCATTTACCTGGGGCTATTTCCTGGTCGCGACGATAGCTACCGCATTCAGATGGTCACGGTAGGTGTTGAACGTCCGGCGCATCTGCAAAACGCGTTTGTGCGCGGCTGGGTTAAGCAGCAGGTTCTTCACAAAGCGCAGCGCTCCTACAAGCCCCTCGCCGGCGATGATGCGACGTGGCTGCAAAAGTGCCTTCGGCGCGGTACTCGCGGCGGCCGAAAGCTTCGGGGCTTCCGGCAAGCAGCTTCTCAGTGCGTTTGCCGTGGCCTACCAAGTGCACACTCGGCTTTCCGATGTCGCACCCGTTCGCGCCAAAGGTTTCGACCACACCACCCAGGGTGCGTTCGCCGCGGGTGCATCGGCAGCCAAGGCTCTTGGATTTCCAGCCGAGCAGATTGCCAACGCCTTAGCCATCGCCGGCACCGCGAATGTCGCGCTACGCGTGACCCGCACCGGCAACCTGAGCCACTGGAAAGGCCTTGCCTACGCATGTTTCCAAGGAAGGAACGTGGGCAGCGTTACTCGCCAGCCGCGGCATCACCGGCCCCGAGGAAGTCTTCGAAGGCAACAAGGGTTTCAAGGACTCTGTGTCCGGGCCTTTAGAAATCGACTGGTCGAAAGAAGACCTCGAAAGCGTTAAGCGCACCATCATTAAAAAGCACAACGCGGCGATTCACTCGCAGTCAGCTCTCGATGCAGCCTTAGAAATCCGCGCGCAGGAAGGCTTCAAGGCAGAAGATATCGACAAGATTCTCCTGACTACTTTTAATGTCGCCTACTCCATTATCGGCGGTGGTGAAGAAGGCGATAAGCAGCTCATTCGTACCAAGGAGGAAGCTGATCACTCACTGCCGTGGATGCTTGCGGTCGTGCTTCTCGATGGCCAGCTCAATCCTGAGCAGTACGAGCCCTCGCGCATCGCTGCCGATGACGTGCAAGCCCTGATGAAGAAGGTCGAAATTACTCCCTTGGATGAATTCTCCGACCGCTTCCCGGATCACATGCCCGCTGACCTCGAGGTCACGCTAAACGATGGCTCCGTGTTCACCGCCTCCCAAGATAGCTACCTCGGTTTCCACGACAATCCCCTGGATTGGGAGAACGCTCGCAAGAAGTTCGATGCCCTCGTGACTCCATTTACGGGCGAGGAGCTGCGCGAGGAAATCGCGACCATCATCCACGAACTCGATACCCGCCAAGTTTCGGACCTAACAGCAGCCTTGGCCAAAGTCTCACCCACCCGCAGCTAGAGAAAGGAACTCATCATGAGCAATGCAGTACCTCACAATGTATCTTTTAACTTCGTTCCCCGGGCATACCGTCCGGAAAAGCCACGCACCTTCGGCATGACCGAGATTCGTGCACCGTACTACTCCACCTTCGGCACGTGTCACCTTCAAGATGTCTTCGATGTCGCTGGCCAGTGGGTCGATGGCATCAAATGGGCTGGCGGTTCTTTCGCGCTTGTGCCCACTGAACAAGTCCGAGCTTTAGCGATATCGCGCATGAGAACAGCACTTATGTTTCTTCCGGCGGCTGGATTGAAACCGTGCTGCGCTACGGCGACGACGCGGTGGACCACTACCTCAAAGAAGCCAAGGAAGTCGGCTTCGATGTTATTGAGATTTCCACCGGATTTATCATGCTGAATACCTCTGGCCTGCAGCGCCTAGTCGAAAAAGTCGTGAAGGCAGGTCTTAAGGCGAAGCCTGAGCTGGGCCTACAGATTGGCTCTGGTGGTGACTCCGGTGAAGCCGAGCTCGCCGCCGAAGGTAAAAAGGACATCGGCGATTTGGTCGACCGCGGCAAGAAGGCCCTCGATGCCGGCGCTTCCATCATCATGATTGAATCCGAAGGTATTACCGAAAATGTTACCGAGTGGGATACTGGCGCTGCCGCTTCTATCATCAACGGACTTGGGCTAGAAAACGTCATGTTTGAAGCCGCCGATGGCCCGGTCTTTGAGTGGTACGTCAAAAACTACGGCAACGAGTGCAACCTTTTCGTTGACCACAGCCAAAACTTGCAGCTCGAAGGGCTGCGCCAAAACATCTGGGGCAATAAGAACACCTGGGGACGAGTAATTAACCCCGCACCTTAAAAAGCTAAGCCCTTTGCCTCAGATAACCCCGAAAGTGAGCTCATCTCACTTTCACGCTAACCCTTCTTTGCTGACGATGAGCAAGTTCCGTTGCCAGAGAGGGAAACGCGTTTTGCCCCAATTTTTTGCCGTCCCCCGGCACGAGAAAACCCGTTGACCTGTGCCAACGGGTTTATTTGGTGGAGCTAACGGGATTCGAACCCGTGACCCCCACACTGCCAGTGTGGTGCGCTACCAGCTGCGCCATAGCCCCGAGCGCTTAAATTTAAGCACTACGTACCTGATTAGGCACTTGTTACAAGATACACCGCCAGCGAAGAGTTATCCAAATCGCTGGCGGCGTTCAGCGGTGTTCACATGCTTAGGCGTTGTCTACTGCGTAGGCAACCCAGTTGTTGAGCTCGCCCTCAGGGATATCTTTGCCGTCGATGATTACGCGTGGCGAAGAAACCGAACCGGTCTGCTCTTCCAGCAGGTTGTAGTTCGCGGTAGCGATTTCCTGGCCGGTAGAAATCTCAGAGTTCTTAATCTCATCTACTACCTCGGAAGAAGCGCCTGCATCGGCTGCAGCATTTGCTACGTCTTCAGCGGACCAGTTGTTGTAAACCTTCTGCTGGTCAGCCATCAAGGTCTTGTGTACGTTCCACCAAGCCTTAGCCTCGCCTGCTTCAGCCAATGGGGTCACAGCTGCAACCGTCATGGTGGAGTGGCCTTCATTGGTGGTTGGGTCCTGGCCATCTAGGAAGTTGAGCTGGCGGATGTTGACGATCAAGTCGCCAGCCTCAACAGCATTTTTCATGTCTTCACCGGTATCTACCGACAGGTCGGAGCAGTGAGGGCAGGAGAAGTCTTCGTAGAGATCTACTTCCGGGGTATCTGCGGTTGCGTTATCAGAAGCCAGAACTACGGCATTATCTTCAAAGGAAACGTTAAAGGCTACGTCTTCAATCTCGGCGCCGCGGCTACGCTGCCCGTTGACCACGATGTAGATGATAACGACTGCGACAATAACAAGCAGAGCTACAATGCCCCACAGGAAACCGGCGCCGCTCTTCTTATTCGGATCTGTTACCTTGACAGGTTTTGCCATAAGTCTTCTCCAACTTTCTGGAACTAATTTTGGAAATTATTTTCGCACCTAAATGCTACTTTAAAGCCCCTTGAGGAGCCTTATTAAATGATGCAACTCACGGTTTAAGGGTAAATTGCGAGCTTCTTAAACGGACGGAAGATAGTCCAGCCGGATAGGAAGATATAGAAGAAGTCACGCAGGATCGTCATTGCGTAATTCATTGGGCCATCGGCAGCCGAAGGGTCTGCTTCAAAGCAACCGCAATCAATATTGAGACCGCGCAACCAGGCTTGTGCAATGCCGATGACAAACAGCGAAAGAACAATGATTGCGATCTTGTTTGCTGGTTTCAAAAACAGCCCGAGCAACAGCAAGACGCCACCCATGATCTCTAAAGGACCGATGAGCAGCGCTAAAAAATTGGACCATTCGCCGGTGAAAATATCGTAATTGCGGATGGACATCGCAACCGTGGCGTGTTGGTTCAGTTTGGATAAACCAGCTGTAATCCAGATATAAGCCATATAAAAGCGCGCGAAAGCACTCACGCAGTCCAGCAGGAACGCCTTGTTAAGATATTTCACCCCTGACACCTTAGTCGGTTGACGCATCCGCTAAAACCCGCGCCACGAGACTTTGAGCTTCTTCCTGCACTTTTATCAGGTGATTTTCATCAACAAAGGATTCTGCGTAAATCTTGTACTTATCCTCAGTGCCCGATGGCCGCGCCGCAAACCACGCATTGTCGGTGGTGACCTTCAACCCGCCAATGGCCGCGCTGTTGCCTTCTGCTTGAGTCAGCTTCGCGGTAATGGGCTCACCGGCAAGTTCCGTGGCCGAAATCTGTTCCGGCGACAGTGCTTTCAAGATGGCCTTTTGCTGACGGTTAGCTGGTGCATCCGTGCGTGCATAAACGGGCGCGCCGAATTCATCGGCAAGCTCGGCGTAGCGTTGCGATGGGCTCTTTCCCGTCACCGCGATGATTTCTGCCGCCAAAAGGTTCAAGATGATGCCGTCTTTATCGGCGGTCCACACAGAGCCATCGAAACGCAAGAAAGACGCCCCGGCAGATTCCTCACCGCCGAAGCCAATGCTGCCATCACTCAGACCATCCACAAACCATTTGAATCCAACGGGAACTTCCACCAGGTCCTTGCCCAAAGCTTCAACCACGCGGTCAATCATCGAGGAGGACACCAAGGTCTTGCCCACACCAGCATTGCCCCACTTGTCACGGTGGCTAAAGAGATAGTCAATCGCAACCGCCAAATAGTGATTAGGGTTCATCAAGCCGGCATCAGGGGTAACAATGCCGTGCCGGTCGGCATCAGCATCATTGCCGGTCGCTAAATCAAAGCTTGTCCGATTATCAATCAACGAGGCCATCGCGTGCTGGGAAGAACAATCCATGCGAATCTTGCCGTCGGTATCTAGGGTCATAAAACGAAAAGTCGCATCAACTTCCGGGTTCACCACCGTCAGGTTGAGGCCATAGTGCTTTGCGATGGCACCCCAGTAGTCCACGCTCGCCCCACCCATCGGATCCGCGCCAATGGAAATCTCGGACTTAGCAATTGCCTCCATGTCAATCACCGAGCCAAGGTCTGCCACGTAGTTATTCAGATAATCCCACGCGACGCAGCGGCTATCGAGCACACCGTCTACTGAGATGCGCTTGACCCCTGCCAGGTCTTGGCGCAAATAGTCATTCGCGCGCGCAGCAATCCAGTCGGTAGCATCCGCATCTGCTGGTCCGCCTGAAGGCGGGTTGTATTTGAATCCGCCATCACGCGGTGGGTTGTGCGACGGGGTAATGACAATGCCGTCGGTTCCTGGATTGGTCAAAATCGCATGGGAGACAGCTGGAGTTGGCGTATAGCGGCCATTATTATCCACGCGTACTTCCAAGTCATTGGCCAACAGCACTTCAAGGGCGGAGACCATCGCAGGTTCTGAGAGCGCGTGCGTATCCCGACCAATAAAAATAGCACCCTTGGTGCCCTGCGCAGCGCGGTAATCCACGATAGCTTGGGTAATCGCCAAAATATGGTCTTCATTAAACGCACAGTCCAAGGAACTGCCACGGTGGCCCGAAGTTCCAAAAGATACCGCCTGATCAGGGTCATCGACCTGCGGTTTGCGCGTGTAATACGCGCTCACCAGACTTGCGATATCAATGAGATCACTTGGTTTTGCTAATTGCCCTGCACGCTCATGCGCCATGGTTGCTCCTTAGTAGAAGTTCGTCTCCTACTAGTATTCCCTGTCCGGTCCGTCTTTGCAGTGCATCGGCATCAACCGGGTTTAGAATTGCGAGCATGAAAGAAGCACTCATCGTCGGCGCTGGGGCTGTTTTCGGTGCCTTTGCGCGCTGGGGTCTTAGCGTGGGGCTTGGTTCTCTCACGGCAGCAGCAGCGTGGCCGCATGCCGAGATTTGGCCCTTGCTGTTGATTAACTTCGTGGGCTCTGCCCTGTTGGGCTATTTGCAGCCGGGGATTTTTTGGGGCAAAGGTGTGCTGGGTGGATTCACCAGCTTTTCTACTTTCGCCACTGCTACGGTTGCGATGACAGCCTGGGGTGCACTCGGCCACGTCGCGCTTACGGTTGCAGGGTGCATCGCAAGCCATTTGCTGGGCGACGGCATCCGCACCCACCGCATTCGCCGCGCCGCGGACGGCTTCGAGGGAGAGCACAATGCTTGATACCGTTGTGCTCCTCGTAGCATTTGGCACAGCAGCTTTTATCGGCGGAACACTGCGTGGTCTCCTTGCCCAGTGGTTTCCACTTTATGTTGGGACCTTCGTGGCAAATATTTTGGCCGCTTTCGCTGCTGGCATGGCCATCGGCTTTTCGATGGCTCTCGACGATACCGGCGCTGCCAATTTCTTACAGCCGGTTATCGCCATGGGTTTCGCCGGAGCTTTATCGACGTGGTCAACACTGGCCTCCGAGCTTGCCTCCCTGATTAAAACCAAGCAGTGGCGCAAGCTCTCAATGTATCTGGGGCTTACCCTCGCACTCGGGCTCATCTTTGCCCACCGCGGAATCGTGTGGGCGCTGCGCATCTATAATGCTTAATCCGCGATGGCTTCGAGCGGCGGTGTTTTAGCCGCGCGTACTGATGGCCAAATAGCGGCCACCACGCCAACCACGGCGGATGCAACCAGCATGATGGCCAGCTGTGCCCATGGAACAACGGCGTTTTCTAGGCCTGTATCGGCAAGCACTTCGATAAATGCCCAGCCCAGGCCAAGACCGATCAGCATGCCCATGACCGCGCCGAAGACCGCAATTTGTACGGCTTCTAATGTAATCATGGTGCGGACCTGGCGGCGTTGGGTACCCACTGCGCGCAGCATACCGATTTCCTGGCGGCGTTCAATCACGCCCAAGGTCAAAGTATTGACGATACCGAGGATGGCGATGATAACGGCTAGTGCCAGCAAGGCGTAGAGAATCGAGAGCATCTGGTTGACCAAGTCAGCAGCCTGACCCGCGTATTCCTCACCAGTCATGACCTGGATGATGATGAGTTCCTTCATGGATTCTTCTAAGTTGGTGCGCAGCTGCATCAGGTCATAGCCTTCCTCAGCGTTGACGCCAACGAAAAGTAGTTGTGCAACACCAGAAGGAATAAGCTCTTCAAAGGCCGACTTCGAGACGGCAAATCCTTCAACAATGGGGTTCGGCTCGTAGATTCCGATGAGTTCGACTTCACCGGTTTCCACCGGATTCATCGGCGACGACAGCTCATAGGATTCGCCGACTTGCCAGCCATTAGTCTCAGCCACTGTGCGATTGGCGATGAATCCCGGATTGGCTTCCAAATCCATAGAGCCCTCCACTACATCAAAGGTCACCATTGATTCGGGGTTGCCTTCAATGAAGTTTGTCATCTGGAATTGGGGGCCGTAATCGAGCGCGGCTTTGGCATCGATAAGCACTGGCGTCATGCCGACCGCAACGGTGCTTTCCACGCCCTCTGTCTCGCGCGCCAATTCAGGCGTGTTCCCCGGGGCCGGGAAAGAACCATCCGTTGGTCCACTCAAGATGTAATCCGCTGACACATTATCTTCCATGAGATCTGCAATGGAAGAATTCATGGTCGCGCCAAGCATGCCAATCGCGGTCACCAGGGCAAGGCCCAAGGTGAGCGCAAAAGCCGTGGCCGATGTACGGCGTGGGTTACGCTGCGAGTTCGTGGCGGCCAATGCTCCAACTGCACCAAAAGGTGCACCGATGAGCTTGCCAAAGAGTGGAACAATTGGAAGGCTCAGCGCTGGGCCAGCCATGAAAAAGCCCACGATAACACCTAATGCTCCCACCCCAACCAGCGATGCACGGTTGCCCGTGGTGCCATCTGTCCACAAGGCTCCCCAGATTGCGAAGGCAATGCCTGCGCCCAAGATGACAAGGCCAATGATGGTGCGGACCTTCAACGAACTACCTGCGGCGGATTCTGTGGTGCGCATGGCTTCGACTGGCTCTACTGCGCCTGCACGCCGAGCTGGCGCCCATGCCGAAATAACCGTCACGATGGTGCCGAGGATGATTGGCACCACCACGGCGTTGACCGTGAGCCCCAGCCCGCCGCCCATCGGGAGATCCTGGGTGCTTAAGCCCAGCTTGATGAGCGCAACCAGGCCCATGCCGGCGACAACGCCGACAGCTGAGCCAATAATGCCGACGATGACTGATTCGGTAACCACCGAACGTGCAATTTGCCCGCGGGAGGCACCCAAGGCCCGCAACAAAGCGAATTCTTTGGTGCGCTGGGCAACGATCATCGAGAAGGTATTAGCAATGATGAAAGTACCCACCAACAGTGCAATCAGGCCGAAGGCGATGAGGAAGTAGTTAATAAACTGCATGCCTTCCGAAATCGCCTTGGTGATTTCTTCGGCAAGCTTCTCACCGGATTCAGCAGAGACCTCGTATTCGTTGTTGAGGTGTTCAACCAGCGCATCTGGAGACACGTTCTCAGCTGCAGAGACCGTCAGCGAACTTACGGATCCTGTAGACGTGAAACGTTCCAGGTAGCCGTCTTCAGCCATGAGCAGGCTAATCGATGACCCCATGCTCACCGGTGGTTCATAGATACCGGAGACTTCTACATTGACGTGCTCGCTCGGGGTGACTGCGATAAGTTCATCGCCAATAGCGATGCCATACTCATCAACCGCATCTTGGTTGATAACTACTTCATCAGGACCTTCAGGTGCATTGCCCTCTGCCATTGTGTAGGGCTCACCGACGTGGTCATCTTCAGGATAAAACGGGCCCAAAGAGGAGGCCCCGCCACCGGTTTGAAAAGCTTCGGAGTCTGCATCAGCAACAACTACTGTTTGGCTGCCGCCGACGTTGACAGCACCAACCTCTGGGTCCTCGGCAATTGCTTCACGGGTTTCAGCAGAGATGCCTTGGCCTTCGTTGGCAGGACTAACTGCTGCGTCCACTCCGTCGAACGATGATGAGATAGCAGAGTCGAAAGTATCCGACAAGGTCTTGGTGAACATGAAGGAACCAGCGATAAACGAGGTTCCTAAGACTACGGCCAAGACAGTTAGGGCGAGTCTGAGTTTATGTGCCAGAATATTGCGCAAAGATACCTTGCGCATGGTTTTACCGCTAGACATTAGCTCTCAATCTCCGCCATTACCTTGTGGATTTCTTCCATCGTGGGATCCTGCAATTCATTAACTAACTTGCCATCCGATAGAAAGACCACCCGGTCCGCATAGGCAGCTGCCTTGGCATCGTGAGTAACAATAACCACGGTCTGATTATCTTTATCCACCGCAGTACGCAGAATGTCTAGAACCTCGCGCGATGAGTTCGAATCCAAGTTACCGGTCGGTTCATCACCAAAGATGATTTCTGGACGTGACACGAGCGCGCGTGCACAGGCAACGCGCTGCTGCTGACCACCAGACAGCTCGGCGGGGCGGTGCTTGAGTCGATTCTTGATGCCTAGCCGAGTGGTGACTTCATCAAACCACGCACGGTCTACTTTCTTGCCGGCGATATCAGTTGGCAAGGTGATGTTTTCTTCTGCTGTCAGCGTCGGCACCAAGTTAAAGGATTGGAAAATAAAACCCAGGCGATCACGACGGATAGCAGTGGTTTCTTTGTCATTAAGACGCGATAAATCCGTATCTCCAATGAAAGCCCCACCTGAAGATACTCGGTCCAATCCGGCCATCGTGTGCATCAACGTGGATTTACCAGAGCCCGATGGCCCCATAATCGCGGTGAACTGGTTACGTGCGAATTCAATATTGATGTGGTCTAGTGCAACTACCGCGGTTTCCCCTTCACCGTATTGCTTGTGAAGATCAACAGCGCGGGCAGCAGCAACCACCGTGCCGGTGGGCTTCCCAGTCTCTGCTTCAGGGTAATCAGTGGGCTGGTTACTCATATATAAATTGCTTCTTTTAACTTCTAAGCGCCCACGTCTAGGGCCTCTGCCGAGCGTCTTTCGACATTTACCCTTGTAAATCTACCGGACGGTACCTGGTGGCGATATCAGGGAGTACCCCTATTTCTCCAGCGATGTCGGCACTGACAGAAAGGCCGTGGGAATTGCTCCCAAAAAAGGCACCTAGAATTCGAGGAAGATTGTAAAACGTCGAAAAGACCCGTGAAAAGAGGTTGTCTCTTCACGGGTCTTTTTTCGTATGTAGTTGTGTTTTGTTTAATTGTCGGCGGTAACTTACTCTCCCACACCCTCCCGGGTGCAGTACCATCAGCGCGGGCAGGCTTAGCTTCCGGGTTCGGAATGGGTAACCGGGCGTTTCCCTGCCGCTATCGCCACCGACAAATCATCGGAACAAACATGTTCTGATGCCTGGGGTGTTGTGTCAGATACTGCATAGTGGACGCGTACACACGGGCCTAGACCTGTGTGCTTGTTTTTTGTCTGTGCGACAAGAGTCTATTTTTCTCGTTACGTGTTACAAACCAACAAATGTGTTGGTTGTGTTTGTTTGTTGGTGTATTAGTACCAGTAGCCTTAACATCTTACAATGCGTACAGGTCTGGCCTATCAACCCTATAGTCTGTAGGGAACCTCAACAGAAACCTCATCTTAAAACAGGCTTCCCGCTTAGATGCTTTCAGCGGTTATCCCTTCCGTACGTAGCCAACCAGCCCTGCTCCTGGCGGAACAACTGGCACACCAGAGGTACGTCCGTCCCGGTCCTCTCGTACTAGGGACAGCCTTCTTCAAGTTTCAACGCGCGCGGCGGATAGAGACCGAACTGTCTCACGACGTTCTGAACCCAGCTCGCGTGCCGCTTTAATGGGCGAACAGCCCAACCCTTGGGACCTACTCCAGCCCCAGGATGCGACGAGCCGACATCGAGGTGCCAAACCATCCCGTCGATATGGACTCTTGGGGAAGATCAGCCTGTTATCCCCGGGGTACCTTTTATCCGTTGAGCGACACCACTTCCACAAGTAGGTGCCGGATCACTAGTCCCGACTTTCGTCCCTGCTCGACTTGTAAGTCTCACAGTCAAGCTCCCTTGTGCACTTACA
Protein-coding regions in this window:
- a CDS encoding ABC transporter ATP-binding protein, whose translation is MSNQPTDYPEAETGKPTGTVVAAARAVDLHKQYGEGETAVVALDHINIEFARNQFTAIMGPSGSGKSTLMHTMAGLDRVSSGGAFIGDTDLSRLNDKETTAIRRDRLGFIFQSFNLVPTLTAEENITLPTDIAGKKVDRAWFDEVTTRLGIKNRLKHRPAELSGGQQQRVACARALVSRPEIIFGDEPTGNLDSNSSREVLDILRTAVDKDNQTVVIVTHDAKAAAYADRVVFLSDGKLVNELQDPTMEEIHKVMAEIES
- a CDS encoding ABC transporter permease is translated as MSSGKTMRKVSLRNILAHKLRLALTVLAVVLGTSFIAGSFMFTKTLSDTFDSAISSSFDGVDAAVSPANEGQGISAETREAIAEDPEVGAVNVGGSQTVVVADADSEAFQTGGGASSLGPFYPEDDHVGEPYTMAEGNAPEGPDEVVINQDAVDEYGIAIGDELIAVTPSEHVNVEVSGIYEPPVSMGSSISLLMAEDGYLERFTSTGSVSSLTVSAAENVSPDALVEHLNNEYEVSAESGEKLAEEITKAISEGMQFINYFLIAFGLIALLVGTFIIANTFSMIVAQRTKEFALLRALGASRGQIARSVVTESVIVGIIGSAVGVVAGMGLVALIKLGLSTQDLPMGGGLGLTVNAVVVPIILGTIVTVISAWAPARRAGAVEPVEAMRTTESAAGSSLKVRTIIGLVILGAGIAFAIWGALWTDGTTGNRASLVGVGALGVIVGFFMAGPALSLPIVPLFGKLIGAPFGAVGALAATNSQRNPRRTSATAFALTLGLALVTAIGMLGATMNSSIADLMEDNVSADYILSGPTDGSFPAPGNTPELARETEGVESTVAVGMTPVLIDAKAALDYGPQFQMTNFIEGNPESMVTFDVVEGSMDLEANPGFIANRTVAETNGWQVGESYELSSPMNPVETGEVELIGIYEPNPIVEGFAVSKSAFEELIPSGVAQLLFVGVNAEEGYDLMQLRTNLEESMKELIIIQVMTGEEYAGQAADLVNQMLSILYALLALAVIIAILGIVNTLTLGVIERRQEIGMLRAVGTQRRQVRTMITLEAVQIAVFGAVMGMLIGLGLGWAFIEVLADTGLENAVVPWAQLAIMLVASAVVGVVAAIWPSVRAAKTPPLEAIAD
- a CDS encoding FluC/FEX family fluoride channel yields the protein MLDTVVLLVAFGTAAFIGGTLRGLLAQWFPLYVGTFVANILAAFAAGMAIGFSMALDDTGAANFLQPVIAMGFAGALSTWSTLASELASLIKTKQWRKLSMYLGLTLALGLIFAHRGIVWALRIYNA